The Podospora bellae-mahoneyi strain CBS 112042 chromosome 7, whole genome shotgun sequence genome includes a window with the following:
- a CDS encoding hypothetical protein (EggNog:ENOG503NVT0; COG:J), with product MTSATSGFAPEAGRGPIPTTTTNMGGMATVYNTATGTESNTGSDARDNVLHAHRQSHNSSKLPAFRFADLKRDPIVLPSLIHNNNLNHADTDENDRDDNSNPPGENQHNHPDLNASAPPQQAQAHQTHSIPGLLSRENLHRISSAHNLSSDKPVVAFETPLPDAQNSSSNSTPQHQHRHQHQHQPALTKTRSLKFQFVPSAATATATATATTIAPANNNTTTTTSTITTTTTTAAPAPAIVTFTANSTDPSAAGTKRPASFSDTPRPVASLYANKASQLSCIATPVTKRRLTASAAVQETPSSVPRPSPSLTRLRPTESGDSNQTAVPESTTKEWAQGQRDLLLPKEGDDPEEPERKKPRPPSSYKLPASTAGSTASGRAAVPPLRGYRSSIFRKSVVIDMRDRRVAETAYGQESNSNQRDKTLRALEGRTDDQFSGLSSQETGDMTTTTDNDNTADLFLRIASETSTRKVPEFKGKVEDPSAVPSRITRISHRRPLSTAIATFQANSPPQLARRLSDQRETTRSRQRAESNTAQQMTRELAYRTSARDKLNPIMTSTTTTTTITATEDPSPRTVSIRTPLKPSAITTPRSIQFQDTLSESASAYQRRRQSLTANNENQPSSARAPQYRSSNLAQSRIYHSSPLVPKPMIPSKDDPIPSTETNQGVEGNESSSSTAAPSTVWDELDDLKSRINRLELTGKMPSSSGAAMSRSSDENRPPTATTNATTMSASPKRGSGASASQPNVNSSFTSNTSSNRGETQPLLISALNKTKGLVGSEAFSAMESAANDVLALTTMLGTSGQPGPISSGASAIGYGSNNGSVTDRQLRRKADGICRSLTELYIALADELSQKQSTGSSNKREREEDGPASPTSARRPVVLNTVAAAASRRQSAAADAVTPLPPKSPRAPTSLEVKRQSILAAASAPSAPSAASQRYAAVPGTPVDSAGAGRKSSLLLGRARRAGTEEPEDSGRRSSLHLRTRRATTEEPEDQPQQQQQQQQQQQQSTPVPRTEAGRKTSLLLRTRKTMNDVDDLDGDSSRYRTPSRAVTEVNSSFRSSGAVTASTPRENARSPPDLLDLPSASSSALPRRRLVPSSLNARLIVPAVSSGSGPTTPILRRYLERGTPMRESSSVANGDAADRIIIEEGRRGEQRQFLQLSSGGGLGRSNSLNSRRREGSGIPMVRESRVELMQGREREYR from the exons ATGACATCGGCCACTTCAGGATTCGCTCCTGAGGCGGGCCGTGggcccatccccaccacaaccacgaACATGGGCGGCATGGCTACAGTGTACAACACAGCAACTGGGACAGAAAGCAACACTGGCAGTGATGCCAGAGACAACGTCTTGCACGCCCATAGGCAGAGCCACAACTCGTCCAAGCTGCCGGCCTTTCGATTCGCCGACCTGAAAAGGGATCCCATCGTGCTGCCCTCGCTAATCCACAATAACAACTTGAACCATGCGGACACGGATGAGAATGATAGGgacgacaacagcaaccccccTGGCGAAAATCAGCACAACCACCCGGACCTGAACGCGAGCGCACCACCCcagcaagcccaagcccaccaaacCCACAGTATCCCTGGTTTGTTGTCGCGCGAGAACCTCCACCGAATCTCCAGCGCCCACAATCTCTCTTCCGACAAGCCCGTCGTCGCATTTGAAACACCACTGCCAGATGCGCAAAATTCAAGCTCCAACTCGACaccacaacaccagcaccggcaccagcaccagcaccaacccgCCCTTACCAAGACTCGATCGCTAAAGTTTCAATTCGTGCCATCCGCTGCCACTGCAACTGCGACTGCGACTGCGACCACCATTGCGCCCGCTAACAACAACactactaccaccacctcgaccatcaccaccaccaccaccaccgctgcgCCTGCGCCTGCGATTGTGACCTTCACTGCCAATTCCACCGACCCATCCGCCGCCGGCACCAAGCGCCCAGCGTCATTTTCCGACACTCCCAGACCGGTCGCCAGCCTGTATGCGAACAAGGCATCGCAGCTGTCCTGCATCGCGACACCTGTCACCAAACGGCGATTGACTGCCTCCGCTGCCGTGCAGGAAACACCCTCCTCTGTGCCCCGCCCGTCTCCGAGTCTCACGCGTCTGCGGCCGACCGAGTCTGGCGACAGTAACCAGACCGCCGTGCCCGAGAGCACTACCAAGGAGTGGGCGCAAGGTCAGCGGGACTTGTTGCTGCCCAAAGAAGGCGACGACCCAGAGGAGCCCGAAAGGAAGAAGCCGCGCCCTCCCTCGTCTTACAAACTACCGGCTTCCACCGCCGGCAGCACTGCCAGTGGACGCGCCGCTGTCCCTCCACTCCGAGGTTACCGGTCTTCGATATTCAGAAAGAGTGTGGTGATCGACATGCGCGATCGTCGGGTGGCCGAAACCGCATACGGCCAGGAATCCAACTCGAACCAGCGCGACAAGACTCTTCGTGCCCTTGAGGGCCGCACAGATGACCAATTTTCCGGTCTATCATCACAAGAAACCGGCGACATGACGACCACAACAGACAATGACAACACGGCTGATCTCTTTCTGAGAATCGCCAGCGAGACATCCACACGAAAAGTGCCAGAGTTCAAGGGAAAGGTGGAGGACCCAAGTGCGGTGCCT TCCCGCATCACCCGCATTTCGCACCGCAGGCCGCTCTCTACTGCCATCGCAACCTTCCAGGCCAATTCCCCACCCCAGCTTGCTCGTCGTCTTTCCGACCAGCGTGAAACGACTAGATCCCGCCAGCGGGCAGAGAGCAACACAGCACAGCAAATGACGAGGGAACTGGCCTACCGGACGAGCGCTCGAGATAAACTCAACCCCATAAtgacctccaccaccaccaccaccaccatcaccgctaCCGAAGACCCTTCCCCTCGCACTGTGTCGATTCGCACACCACTGAAGCCCTcggccatcaccaccccgaGATCGATTCAGTTCCAGGACACTCTCTCGGAAAGCGCTTCGGCCTACCAGCGACGAAGGCAATCGCTCACTGCTAACAACGAGAACCAACCGTCCAGCGCTCGGGCGCCCCAGTATAGGAGCTCTAACCTCGCCCAGTCGCGAATATATCACTCGTCTCCCTTGGTGCCGAAACCCATGATTCCCTCCAAGGATGATCCCATTCCGAGCACCGAAACCAACCAGGGCGTCGAGGGCAACGagtcctcctcgtcgacggCCGCCCCATCTACAGTGTGGGACGAGCTGGACGACCTGAAATCACGAATTAACCGGCTCGAACTCACAGGCAAAATGCCCTCGAGCTCTGGTGCTGCCATGTCCAGGAGTTCTGACGAAAACCGCCCCCCGACTGCCACGACGAatgccaccaccatgtcAGCATCCCCCAAGCGCGGCTCCGGTGCTAGCGCCTCGCAGCCAAACGTCAACAGCAGCTTTACCAGTAACACATCATCGAACCGGGGCGAGACTCAGCCCTTGCTGATCTCTGCTCTCAACAAGACAAAGGGTCTCGTGGGGTCCGAGGCGTTCAGTGCGATGGAATCTGCCGCCAACGATGTTTTGGCTCTCACGACAATGCTCGGTACTTCAGGCCAACCGGGGCCTATTTCTAGCGGTGCCAGTGCCATCGGATATGGCAGCAACAATGGTAGCGTTACTGACAGACAATTACGACGGAAAGCAGATGGCATCTGCAGGAGCTTGACAGAGCTCTATATTGCTCTTGCTGACGAGCTTTCTCAGAAGCAAAGCACCGGGTCCTCCAATAAgcgggaaagggaggaggatgggccGGCGAGCCCGACGTCAGCGAGGAGACCGGTGGTCCTAAACaccgttgctgctgcggcttcCAGGAGGCAAAGTGCCGCGGCGGATGCCGTCACACCACTCCCACCGAAGAGCCCGAGGGCACCGACAAGCCTGGAGGTCAAGAGGCAAAGCATACTTGCCGCTGCTTCTGCCCCATCAGCACCCTCTGCTGCTAGCCAGAGGTACGCCGCTGTACCTGGCACGCCTGTGGACTCTGCCGGTGCGGGGAGGAAGTCatcccttctcctcggcaggGCAAGAAGAGCAGGAACGGAAGAGCCGGAGGATTCCGGCCGGCGATCATCGCTTCACCTAAGAACCCGCAGGGCAACAACTGAAGAACCGGAGGATcagccccaacaacagcagcagcaacaacaacaacaacaacaatcaaCCCCTGTCCCGAGAACGGAGGCGGGAAGGAAAACATCACTGCTGCTGAGAACAAGGAAAACAATGAACGATGTCGATGATTTGGACGGCGATTCTAGTAGATAccgcaccccctcccgcgCGGTGACAGAAGTGAACTCGTCGTTTCGCTCGTCGGGAGCCGTCACCGCCTCGACTCCTAGGGAAAACGCGAGGTCGCCGCCTGATCTGCTTGATTTGCCTAGTGCATCGTCGTCTGCGCTcccgagaaggaggttggtcCCTTCGAGTCTGAACGCGAGGTTGATTGTCCCTGCGGTGAGCAGCGGCTCCGGGCCGACGACGCCGATTCTGAGACGGTATCTGGAGCGGGGGACGCCGATGAGGGAGAGCAGCAGCGTGGCGAATGGGGATGCGGCGGATAGGATCATtattgaggaggggaggaggggggagcagaGGCAGTTTTTGCAGCTTTCgtcggggggtgggttggggagaagtAATAGTTTGAATagtaggaggagggaggggagtgggattccgatggtgagggagtCGAGGGTTGAGTTGATgcaggggagggagagggagtatagatga